Proteins from a single region of Lysinibacillus sp. JNUCC-52:
- a CDS encoding metallophosphoesterase family protein — MTKIAIISDIHGNKTALEAVLEDIRLREIERIFCLGDLIGKGPQGSACIELIQKNCERVVRGNWDVFIQTPTDNKFIQWYKDRLTEKDYAYLNSLPFHIDLELNGQLIRFFHASPRSEFERILDSHPIEKRLSMFENSEITNSIHYDKLPDIVFYGDIHTTFLHTYRKGILCNVGSVGNSLDLTSASYAILDGTQSNNAIQFIRVDYDREAELKMAEELGLPQLDKYYDEIMLGKYRGA, encoded by the coding sequence GTGACGAAGATTGCAATTATTTCAGATATTCATGGGAATAAAACGGCATTGGAAGCAGTATTAGAAGACATTCGATTAAGAGAGATTGAAAGAATTTTTTGTTTAGGAGATTTAATTGGGAAAGGACCACAAGGATCTGCATGTATTGAACTTATCCAAAAGAACTGCGAGCGAGTTGTTCGAGGCAACTGGGATGTGTTCATCCAAACACCTACGGATAATAAGTTTATCCAATGGTACAAAGATCGATTAACAGAAAAAGATTATGCGTATTTAAATTCGTTACCCTTTCATATTGATCTTGAATTAAACGGACAATTAATCAGGTTTTTCCATGCATCGCCAAGAAGTGAATTTGAACGTATTTTGGATAGTCATCCAATTGAAAAGCGTCTATCTATGTTTGAGAATAGTGAAATAACCAATTCAATCCATTACGATAAACTGCCAGATATCGTATTCTACGGCGATATTCATACAACTTTTTTACATACATATAGAAAGGGGATTTTGTGTAACGTTGGCAGCGTCGGAAATTCACTTGACTTAACGTCAGCATCATACGCCATTCTAGATGGAACACAATCAAATAACGCCATTCAGTTTATTAGGGTAGATTATGATAGAGAGGCTGAACTTAAGATGGCAGAAGAGTTGGGCTTACCACAATTAGATAAATATTATGATGAAATTATGTTAGGGAAATATCGGGGTGCATAA
- a CDS encoding transcription initiation factor TFIIIB, which yields MKQFKAITECPKCGGVELGKGKHHGYAVMHPTNKMSFGSEVEYILCTDCGYIIESYVKKPEKFKGTL from the coding sequence ATGAAACAATTTAAAGCAATAACAGAATGCCCGAAATGTGGAGGAGTAGAATTAGGGAAGGGCAAACATCATGGATATGCCGTGATGCATCCAACAAATAAGATGAGCTTTGGTTCTGAAGTTGAATATATTCTTTGTACTGACTGTGGGTACATAATTGAAAGCTATGTAAAAAAGCCAGAAAAATTTAAGGGGACACTTTAG
- a CDS encoding ABC transporter ATP-binding protein, translating into MIEVKNVQKKYSKKQVLKGLSFTANKGEITCLIGINGVGKTTIMKAIMALTPIDSGQILIDGEKIKKETYEKVTFIPDSMTMLSKMKICDAFEFMADFYKSWNSQRAQDLLRFFQLEPTNRIGNLSKGGRAKVNMILGLALDVDYILMDEPFSGIDMFSREQIAEVFTSHLIEERGVILTTHEISDVEHLIDKAVLIDDGEVLKQFSVEEIRESEGKSVVDVMREVYCR; encoded by the coding sequence ATGATTGAAGTGAAAAATGTTCAGAAAAAATACAGCAAAAAGCAGGTTTTAAAAGGGCTTTCCTTTACTGCTAATAAAGGAGAAATAACTTGCCTGATCGGCATTAACGGAGTAGGGAAGACAACAATTATGAAAGCTATTATGGCACTTACGCCAATTGATAGCGGTCAAATTTTGATTGATGGTGAAAAAATTAAGAAAGAAACCTATGAAAAAGTTACATTTATTCCAGATTCCATGACGATGTTATCGAAAATGAAAATTTGTGATGCTTTCGAGTTTATGGCGGATTTTTATAAAAGTTGGAATTCACAACGAGCACAAGATCTATTGCGATTTTTTCAACTTGAACCTACTAATCGAATTGGCAATTTATCGAAAGGGGGGAGGGCTAAAGTTAATATGATTTTAGGCTTAGCACTAGATGTAGATTACATACTGATGGATGAACCATTCTCTGGTATTGATATGTTCTCCCGTGAGCAGATTGCAGAAGTGTTTACAAGTCACTTAATCGAAGAGCGTGGAGTCATTCTTACTACTCATGAAATTAGTGATGTTGAACACTTAATTGATAAAGCAGTGTTGATTGATGACGGAGAAGTCTTAAAGCAATTTAGCGTAGAGGAAATACGAGAGAGTGAAGGGAAATCAGTCGTAGATGTTATGAGGGAGGTATATTGTAGATGA
- a CDS encoding GntR family transcriptional regulator: MNVKFNNRDPVYVQVIRHFKEQIAKGYFEPGQEIPSRRELANQLKINPNTAQRAYKEMEEQRLIFTEGNMPSCITNDKVVLKSVREELMIEAVDLFLGSIKSINVPLAEVLELVKKKYDAESGEAEESK; this comes from the coding sequence GTGAATGTAAAGTTTAATAATCGGGATCCGGTTTATGTTCAGGTTATTCGGCATTTTAAAGAGCAAATAGCCAAAGGATATTTTGAACCAGGTCAGGAAATTCCGTCAAGAAGGGAACTGGCCAATCAACTGAAGATAAATCCAAATACTGCACAACGAGCTTATAAGGAAATGGAGGAACAAAGATTGATATTTACTGAAGGAAATATGCCGAGTTGCATTACAAATGATAAGGTAGTCCTTAAAAGTGTTCGTGAAGAGTTAATGATTGAAGCAGTTGATTTATTTTTAGGTTCTATTAAATCCATCAATGTACCGTTAGCAGAAGTGTTGGAACTTGTGAAGAAAAAGTACGATGCTGAAAGTGGAGAAGCGGAGGAATCGAAATGA
- the hmpA gene encoding NO-inducible flavohemoprotein — MLDQHTINVIKSTVPVLEVHGVAITKTFYSNLFKDNPSLLNIFNHTNQTQGRQQGALANTVYAAAQHIDNLEPIVPVVVQIAHKHVSLGVLPEHYPIVGQYLLAAIKEVLGDAATDEIIEAWGKAYGVIADIFISVEEDLYKAAEQNNGWRAFKQFKIARTVKESDDVTSFYLQPTDGSKVPAYKPGQYVSIRVTAPGEEYLLNRQYTLSQPSNEQEFRISVKRESQHNPKGKVSNFLHDAALGTTIDVSAPAGVFTYEATNAPVLFISGGIGVTPLNAMLQTIQNKENVTFIQCARNEHVLAFHEDIQNKMNALNGPTGLSKLFSVFKKDSNAHHKVLYSEKNEYINANVLRPLLTKDTQVYICGPTPFMETTINALHECNIDDSQIHYEFFGPALQLNTK; from the coding sequence ATGTTAGATCAACACACAATTAACGTTATTAAATCAACAGTACCAGTATTAGAGGTGCACGGCGTAGCCATTACAAAAACATTCTATAGCAACTTATTTAAAGATAATCCTTCATTATTAAATATTTTTAATCACACAAACCAAACTCAAGGTCGCCAACAAGGCGCTTTAGCAAATACAGTTTATGCAGCTGCTCAGCATATCGATAACTTAGAACCAATCGTACCAGTAGTCGTGCAAATTGCACATAAACATGTAAGTCTTGGGGTTTTACCTGAGCATTACCCAATTGTAGGTCAATATTTACTTGCAGCAATTAAAGAAGTATTAGGTGATGCAGCAACTGACGAAATTATCGAAGCCTGGGGTAAAGCTTATGGCGTAATTGCAGATATCTTTATTTCAGTAGAAGAAGATTTATATAAAGCTGCAGAGCAAAATAATGGATGGCGTGCATTTAAACAGTTCAAAATTGCTCGCACTGTAAAAGAAAGTGATGACGTTACATCATTCTACTTACAGCCAACAGACGGTTCAAAAGTACCCGCTTATAAACCAGGACAATATGTTTCAATTCGCGTAACTGCCCCAGGTGAAGAGTATTTATTAAATCGTCAATATACTTTATCTCAACCAAGTAATGAACAAGAATTCCGTATTTCTGTGAAACGTGAAAGCCAGCACAATCCTAAAGGTAAAGTATCTAACTTTTTACATGATGCTGCACTAGGCACAACGATTGACGTTAGTGCGCCAGCAGGTGTTTTCACATATGAAGCAACAAATGCACCAGTACTATTCATTAGTGGTGGCATTGGCGTAACACCTTTAAATGCTATGTTACAAACGATTCAAAATAAAGAGAACGTTACATTCATTCAATGTGCACGTAATGAACATGTCCTTGCTTTCCATGAAGACATTCAAAATAAAATGAACGCATTAAACGGCCCGACAGGTTTAAGCAAGTTATTCAGTGTATTCAAAAAAGACAGTAATGCACATCATAAAGTGTTATACTCTGAAAAAAATGAGTACATTAACGCGAACGTACTTCGCCCTCTTTTAACAAAAGATACGCAAGTGTACATTTGTGGACCAACACCATTTATGGAAACAACGATTAACGCTTTACATGAATGCAATATTGATGATAGTCAAATTCATTATGAATTTTTCGGTCCTGCTCTACAATTAAATACAAAATAA
- a CDS encoding C40 family peptidase encodes MQKKKRNKWGMKLAVLALGSSVLFSTIDTASAATYTVKSGDSLWKIATQNGISYQTLMSWNNLTSSNIRVGQKLTLNSTANKAPSTPSKTPANLIQIAKQQLGVKYTFGGSKPSTGFDCSGYITYVYNNAGISTSRKSAAGFYVAAKKVSSPQVGDLVFFANTYKAGISHAGIYIGNNQMINASDGGVSIANINSTYWKKYFVGYGRL; translated from the coding sequence ATGCAAAAGAAAAAACGAAATAAGTGGGGGATGAAATTAGCAGTATTAGCTTTAGGCTCTTCTGTACTTTTTTCAACAATCGACACAGCATCAGCTGCAACATATACAGTTAAATCTGGGGATTCCCTATGGAAGATTGCCACTCAAAATGGCATCTCTTATCAAACTTTGATGAGTTGGAATAACCTAACTTCTTCAAATATTCGAGTTGGTCAAAAATTAACGCTAAATAGCACGGCTAATAAGGCGCCTAGCACGCCTTCTAAAACACCAGCAAACCTTATCCAAATTGCTAAACAGCAATTAGGTGTAAAATATACATTTGGAGGCAGTAAACCGAGCACAGGTTTTGACTGCTCAGGTTATATCACATATGTATATAATAATGCTGGTATTTCAACGAGCCGTAAATCAGCAGCTGGTTTTTATGTTGCAGCGAAGAAAGTAAGTTCACCGCAAGTAGGTGATTTAGTATTTTTTGCTAACACTTATAAAGCTGGAATATCTCATGCGGGTATTTATATCGGAAATAACCAAATGATTAATGCAAGTGACGGTGGCGTTAGCATCGCTAACATTAACAGCACCTACTGGAAGAAATATTTTGTAGGTTACGGCCGTTTATAA
- a CDS encoding MFS transporter, giving the protein MQQEGNTQIWTKRFISLFVTNISVFFVFYGLVTTLPLYAIGELHQTDKEAGLLLSGFLLSAIIVRPFSGKLLDVFGKKKLLVIAIIGYFLCTILYLFIHPFGLLLALRFVQGIFFSIITTAAGSLAADIVPVSRKGAGLGYFTMSTNLAVVIGPFIGLLLIQYSSFNVLFIVMSICVLAGGILAVTINTEDLPKPEHQGKLTFKFNDLFERKALPVAAIASLVAFAYASVLSFLSVYAQQKDLMAVASFFYAVFAAAMLITRPYTGKLYDTKGPQFVIIPGIISFAIGLILLANVSGPALFLFSAVFVGFGYGAVTTSLQALAVQSTAHTRSGYATATYFTMFDLGIALGSYILGMVAVQVGYGSVYLTGAGVLAVVFIIYLLRLAKIKSKKVAHI; this is encoded by the coding sequence GTGCAGCAAGAAGGCAACACACAAATATGGACGAAGCGGTTCATTAGTTTATTTGTAACAAATATATCGGTATTTTTTGTTTTTTATGGTTTGGTAACAACTTTGCCATTGTATGCGATCGGGGAGCTACACCAAACAGATAAAGAAGCTGGGTTACTATTATCAGGTTTCTTATTATCAGCAATTATAGTACGTCCGTTTTCAGGTAAATTACTAGATGTATTCGGCAAGAAAAAGCTTTTAGTCATTGCGATTATAGGTTATTTTTTATGTACGATATTATATTTATTTATTCATCCATTTGGGCTATTACTAGCTTTACGATTTGTACAAGGGATTTTCTTTAGTATTATTACGACAGCTGCAGGTTCTTTAGCGGCAGATATAGTACCTGTAAGTCGCAAAGGAGCAGGGCTAGGCTATTTTACAATGTCCACGAACTTAGCTGTTGTTATCGGTCCATTTATCGGACTACTCCTTATACAATATAGTAGTTTCAATGTATTATTTATCGTAATGAGTATTTGTGTTTTAGCAGGTGGTATTTTAGCTGTAACGATTAATACAGAAGATTTACCGAAACCTGAACATCAAGGAAAACTAACTTTTAAATTCAATGATTTATTTGAACGAAAAGCGTTACCAGTAGCGGCTATTGCCAGCTTAGTAGCATTTGCCTACGCTAGTGTATTATCATTTTTGTCAGTGTACGCGCAGCAAAAGGATCTCATGGCAGTTGCAAGTTTCTTCTATGCCGTGTTTGCGGCAGCTATGCTGATTACACGACCTTATACTGGTAAGCTTTATGATACAAAAGGGCCGCAATTTGTAATTATTCCTGGCATTATTTCGTTTGCCATTGGATTAATTCTCCTTGCAAATGTTTCAGGACCCGCGTTATTCTTATTTTCGGCAGTTTTTGTTGGATTTGGCTACGGCGCTGTAACAACAAGCTTACAAGCATTAGCTGTCCAATCAACAGCACATACACGTAGTGGCTACGCAACGGCAACATACTTTACAATGTTTGACCTTGGTATTGCCCTTGGCTCATATATATTAGGAATGGTTGCAGTGCAAGTAGGGTATGGATCTGTCTATTTAACAGGTGCAGGCGTACTAGCCGTTGTCTTTATCATATATTTACTACGCTTAGCAAAAATAAAATCGAAAAAGGTAGCACATATTTAG
- a CDS encoding MarR family winged helix-turn-helix transcriptional regulator encodes MNPVFHALFQKSRYLTNCLNEVLKQHQLYSSQWTILYCLHTHGPMTLTQIWKYLNVEAPSVTRAISRLETLGWVERIDGEDKREKIVTLSVMAEERLPTITETILTFEEEMVGSLTVEEQTQFINLLQKMKG; translated from the coding sequence ATGAATCCCGTTTTCCATGCTTTATTTCAAAAAAGTCGCTATTTAACAAATTGTTTGAATGAAGTATTGAAACAGCATCAGTTGTATAGCTCACAATGGACCATTTTATATTGCTTACATACACATGGTCCAATGACTTTGACTCAAATTTGGAAATATTTAAATGTCGAAGCGCCAAGTGTAACGAGAGCTATATCCAGGCTTGAAACGTTAGGCTGGGTGGAACGAATCGATGGAGAAGATAAGCGCGAAAAAATTGTAACTTTATCAGTAATGGCTGAGGAGCGTCTACCGACCATTACGGAAACGATATTAACGTTTGAGGAAGAAATGGTAGGGTCACTCACAGTAGAAGAGCAGACACAATTTATAAATCTATTGCAAAAAATGAAAGGTTGA
- a CDS encoding DJ-1/PfpI family protein — protein sequence MGKNILIIAGDAVEALEIYYPYYRCLEAGYEVSIAAPSVKKLQTVCHDFVEGVDTYIERPAYGLEATVAFADIDPTKYDGLIIPGGRAPEYIRLNEHVPALVSHFFEANKPIAAVCHAAQIFATIPDVLKGRELTAYIACKPEVQVAGGKYIEANLHTDGNLVSGHAWPDLPGLMREFIQKLEA from the coding sequence ATGGGGAAAAACATACTAATTATCGCGGGCGACGCAGTAGAGGCATTGGAGATTTACTATCCATATTACCGCTGTTTAGAGGCTGGCTATGAAGTATCCATTGCCGCACCGTCAGTAAAAAAATTACAAACGGTTTGTCATGATTTTGTTGAGGGTGTCGACACCTATATTGAGCGTCCAGCGTATGGCTTAGAAGCGACGGTAGCCTTTGCAGATATTGATCCGACAAAGTATGATGGCTTAATTATCCCTGGTGGTCGCGCGCCTGAATACATTCGATTAAACGAGCATGTGCCAGCGCTTGTTAGCCATTTCTTTGAAGCAAATAAACCTATTGCTGCTGTATGCCATGCGGCACAAATTTTTGCAACCATTCCAGATGTACTTAAAGGACGTGAACTCACAGCTTATATTGCCTGCAAACCAGAAGTGCAAGTTGCGGGTGGTAAGTATATCGAAGCAAATCTGCACACAGATGGCAACCTTGTTAGTGGTCATGCTTGGCCTGATTTACCTGGATTAATGCGTGAATTTATTCAAAAATTAGAAGCTTAA
- a CDS encoding DUF3889 domain-containing protein, whose translation MRKLLVAFGILLMSQAVPLHILETHAEVTPAYAKWGKLAIEKTQSSYPNSKIIDYLHEGSESNADATIEKFKLWLKEGDKEFGVYVRIKYITETQKVLDIELQETAK comes from the coding sequence ATGCGAAAATTACTTGTAGCATTTGGAATTTTGTTAATGTCTCAAGCTGTGCCGCTACACATTTTGGAAACACATGCTGAGGTAACGCCTGCCTATGCGAAGTGGGGAAAGCTTGCTATCGAAAAGACACAATCATCATACCCCAATTCGAAAATTATTGACTACTTGCATGAAGGTAGTGAATCAAATGCCGATGCAACCATTGAGAAATTTAAGCTTTGGTTAAAAGAGGGAGACAAAGAATTCGGTGTCTATGTAAGGATTAAGTATATAACTGAAACACAAAAAGTGTTGGATATTGAGCTTCAAGAAACAGCTAAATAG
- the coaW gene encoding type II pantothenate kinase, whose translation MPKAIGIDAGGTLTKVAYLDEHNELVLTTFPSNDLQTVMEWIKNNPDIEDIGVTGGRTEQLLDVIKTMKSIHYIVEFEATLKGVRFLLNKEGYFFERSMITNIGTGTSIHYMEDNTHIRVGGTGVGGGTLIGLSALTTGITDYNEIREMATRGNREGVDLLVKDIYQGMDTPIDGHLTASNFGKVGITEEVKHPPEDIIATVQGLVGEVITTLSIQYAEEKNAQHIVYIGSTLSHNDHLAHVIANYTRTKKHTPVFINDHGFSGAVGALLNITEYTIV comes from the coding sequence ATGCCAAAGGCTATAGGTATTGATGCAGGCGGCACATTGACGAAGGTTGCCTACTTAGACGAGCACAACGAACTTGTTTTAACAACTTTTCCGTCAAATGATTTGCAGACTGTAATGGAGTGGATTAAAAATAATCCAGATATTGAGGATATTGGAGTTACGGGGGGACGTACAGAACAATTACTTGATGTCATAAAAACAATGAAATCGATTCATTATATAGTAGAATTTGAAGCTACATTGAAGGGTGTTCGTTTTTTACTAAATAAAGAAGGATATTTCTTCGAGCGTAGTATGATTACCAATATTGGAACGGGAACTTCCATTCATTACATGGAAGATAATACACATATTCGCGTTGGTGGTACAGGCGTAGGCGGTGGGACATTGATTGGATTGTCAGCGCTTACAACTGGAATTACGGATTACAATGAAATCCGTGAGATGGCTACTAGAGGTAATCGTGAAGGTGTAGATTTGCTTGTGAAAGATATTTATCAAGGCATGGATACACCAATTGATGGGCATTTGACTGCAAGCAATTTTGGTAAGGTCGGTATTACGGAGGAAGTGAAACATCCTCCAGAGGATATCATTGCGACTGTCCAAGGTCTTGTTGGTGAGGTGATCACGACACTAAGTATTCAATATGCCGAAGAAAAGAATGCACAGCATATCGTTTATATCGGCTCAACGCTTAGTCATAATGACCACTTAGCACATGTCATTGCCAATTATACACGCACGAAAAAGCATACGCCTGTATTTATTAATGACCACGGTTTTTCAGGTGCAGTCGGTGCTTTACTAAATATAACTGAATATACAATTGTCTAA
- a CDS encoding SDR family NAD(P)-dependent oxidoreductase, with the protein MGRLDNKIAIITGGASGMGASMAELFTKEGAIVIAADINEENLAKISELENVEGMKLDVSSDENWAEFTKAVVEKYGRIDILINNAGISSQKSPQDITDQDWAIMHKINSFGPFLGIKHVSKYMKEAGKGSIVNTSSYTAIIGSGLNSYTASKGSLRAIARAAAAELGRSNIRVNTVFPGVIETPMTANIGQFKEAMDMLVRATPMGRLGQPEEVANAILFLASDEASYITGGELVIDGGYSAQ; encoded by the coding sequence ATGGGACGTTTAGACAACAAAATCGCAATTATTACAGGTGGCGCATCAGGAATGGGCGCTTCAATGGCAGAACTATTCACTAAAGAAGGCGCTATTGTAATTGCTGCTGATATTAACGAAGAAAATTTAGCTAAAATTTCTGAATTAGAAAATGTAGAAGGTATGAAATTAGATGTTTCTTCTGATGAAAACTGGGCTGAATTTACAAAAGCAGTTGTTGAAAAATATGGTCGTATCGATATTTTAATCAACAATGCAGGTATTTCTTCACAAAAATCTCCACAAGATATTACAGACCAAGATTGGGCTATTATGCACAAAATTAACTCATTTGGTCCTTTCTTAGGTATTAAACACGTTTCTAAATACATGAAAGAAGCTGGAAAAGGCTCAATCGTTAATACATCATCATACACTGCTATTATCGGTTCTGGCTTAAACTCATATACAGCTTCAAAAGGTTCTTTACGCGCAATCGCACGTGCTGCTGCAGCTGAATTAGGTAGATCTAACATTCGTGTAAATACTGTATTCCCTGGAGTAATTGAAACACCAATGACTGCTAACATCGGTCAATTTAAAGAAGCAATGGACATGTTAGTTCGTGCTACTCCAATGGGTCGTCTTGGACAACCAGAAGAAGTTGCAAATGCTATTTTATTCTTAGCATCTGATGAAGCTTCTTACATCACAGGTGGCGAGCTTGTAATTGATGGCGGATACTCTGCACAATAA
- a CDS encoding squalene/phytoene synthase family protein, translating to MKDQKTLYKEAMQVLKETSRTFYIPITFLKNDLKMSVAAAYLAMRAIDEIEDHEELSNDVKFDLLSATSELLKNDFDAAAYNALLAPYAEQLPEVSLRLADWLTFCPDGSREIVKASTSEMAFGMAKWAKANWQVHTREDLDDYTYYVAGLVGTMLSELWAWGADVQTDRDLAIGYGRGLQAVNILRNQHEDLDERGVSFVPDGWTREDLFAYAEENLAKADLYMKAINKRTILLFCRLPLALAHKTLKAMQDGREKMTRAEVEQTVEEVQAD from the coding sequence GTGAAAGATCAAAAAACACTTTATAAAGAAGCGATGCAAGTTTTAAAAGAAACGAGTCGCACATTTTATATACCGATTACTTTTCTAAAAAATGATTTAAAAATGTCAGTTGCTGCGGCATATTTAGCGATGCGTGCTATTGACGAAATCGAAGACCATGAAGAACTTTCGAATGATGTAAAATTCGATTTACTTTCCGCCACAAGTGAATTATTAAAAAATGACTTCGATGCAGCAGCCTATAATGCTTTATTAGCTCCATATGCTGAACAATTACCCGAAGTTTCCCTTCGTTTAGCGGATTGGTTAACATTTTGTCCAGATGGCTCTCGAGAAATTGTCAAAGCATCCACAAGTGAAATGGCATTTGGTATGGCCAAATGGGCAAAAGCAAACTGGCAAGTGCATACACGTGAAGATTTGGATGATTATACATACTATGTTGCAGGGCTCGTTGGGACAATGTTGTCAGAGTTATGGGCATGGGGTGCGGACGTTCAAACAGATCGCGACTTAGCAATTGGTTACGGTCGTGGACTACAAGCCGTCAATATTTTACGTAATCAGCATGAAGATTTAGACGAGCGTGGTGTAAGCTTTGTGCCAGACGGTTGGACACGTGAAGATTTATTTGCCTACGCTGAGGAAAATCTAGCGAAAGCAGATTTATATATGAAGGCAATCAATAAGCGTACGATTTTATTGTTCTGTCGTCTTCCCCTTGCTTTAGCACATAAAACATTAAAAGCAATGCAAGATGGCCGTGAAAAAATGACGCGCGCTGAAGTAGAGCAAACAGTAGAAGAAGTTCAAGCGGATTAA
- a CDS encoding metal-dependent hydrolase, which produces MQGNTHIVGGITASLAFAQISNDNPFVLVGAGVIGALLPDICHGGSKIGRTFPIISKIVNKLFGHRSFTHSLLFLFLVATLLHTIIPYESIIVGILLGMISHIVLDMGTKQGVKLFFPINLSVRLPLTTKTGGKVEKVVFTLLSVLALYFSYELINRFISVI; this is translated from the coding sequence ATGCAAGGGAATACACACATCGTTGGAGGCATCACGGCTAGCCTTGCTTTTGCTCAAATTTCAAATGATAATCCATTCGTATTAGTTGGAGCGGGTGTTATCGGTGCTTTACTTCCCGATATTTGCCATGGCGGAAGTAAAATTGGGCGGACATTTCCCATTATCTCAAAAATTGTTAATAAGCTATTTGGACATCGCTCCTTTACACATAGTTTACTGTTTTTGTTTCTTGTAGCAACACTGTTACACACAATAATCCCGTATGAATCGATTATTGTAGGGATTTTACTCGGCATGATAAGTCATATTGTTCTCGATATGGGGACGAAACAAGGGGTGAAGCTATTTTTCCCGATAAACTTGTCAGTGCGCTTGCCATTAACAACAAAAACTGGCGGAAAAGTAGAAAAGGTCGTCTTTACATTGTTATCGGTCCTTGCACTTTATTTCAGTTATGAGCTAATTAATCGGTTCATTAGCGTTATTTGA